In one window of Reinekea forsetii DNA:
- a CDS encoding TRAP transporter small permease subunit — protein sequence MSSSPVTGDNNSSNLSTTIPKIEDIQTEVAYDHMADVVFKNRLDVWIDKLGNFVSYAFMVSVAISFYEIISRYFFDAPTIWVHETTIMICALCMAYGGAYCLARDSHIRIRVIYDVVGPKGKRILDIINGVLSVFYCLLIAYAAFILAEKALFNPLGEFRLETTGSAWDPIYPALVKTGLFLVLITMTLQSLLHLVQAIFRKQPEA from the coding sequence ATGAGTTCAAGTCCTGTCACCGGCGACAACAATTCCAGTAATCTGAGCACAACCATCCCTAAAATTGAAGACATTCAAACTGAGGTTGCATACGACCACATGGCCGATGTTGTCTTTAAAAATAGGTTGGATGTTTGGATCGACAAGCTCGGTAACTTTGTCTCCTATGCTTTTATGGTTAGCGTGGCGATCAGTTTTTATGAAATCATCAGTCGATATTTTTTCGACGCGCCAACGATATGGGTGCATGAAACCACCATTATGATCTGCGCGTTGTGCATGGCCTATGGCGGCGCTTACTGCCTAGCCCGAGACAGCCATATCCGCATCCGAGTGATCTACGATGTTGTTGGCCCCAAGGGCAAACGTATTTTAGACATTATCAACGGTGTCTTATCGGTATTTTATTGTTTATTAATTGCCTACGCGGCCTTTATTTTGGCCGAGAAAGCACTCTTCAATCCGCTTGGCGAATTCCGTTTGGAAACGACAGGTTCCGCCTGGGATCCAATATATCCCGCGTTGGTCAAAACGGGTCTGTTCTTGGTGTTGATCACCATGACCTTACAGAGCCTGCTACATCTCGTTCAAGCCATTTTTCGCAAACAACCGGAGGCCTAA
- the ltnD gene encoding L-threonate dehydrogenase, with product MTQTTTTPQVAVIGLGSMGMGVAQSLVRAGITTRGLDINPATKQAFVDAGGYAAKDLSDAVAGCNIIILMLVNSQQCDAVLFGEQGMANQLPAGTIVVLCSTTSASYARDLNVRLSALDLTMIDAPVSGGAAKAMTGDMSIMASGAPEAFAQCQTVFDAISAKLYVVGDDVGAGESVKMVNQLLAGVHIAAAAEAMALGIKSGLDPEMVYEIICNSAGCSWMFENRVPHILKGDYSPNSMVDIFVKDLGIVLDAGHEMKFPLPIAASALQQFLTASAAGFGQEDDSAVIKAYPGVNLPQSKS from the coding sequence ATGACACAGACAACAACTACACCCCAGGTCGCCGTGATTGGTTTGGGTTCCATGGGTATGGGTGTCGCGCAATCGTTGGTTCGCGCCGGCATTACCACTCGCGGTCTGGACATCAATCCGGCAACCAAGCAGGCCTTTGTCGATGCCGGCGGCTACGCCGCGAAAGACCTGAGCGATGCGGTAGCGGGTTGCAACATCATCATCCTGATGCTGGTTAATTCTCAACAATGCGATGCCGTGCTCTTTGGTGAGCAGGGAATGGCTAATCAATTGCCTGCTGGCACGATTGTGGTGTTATGCAGTACTACCTCGGCCAGCTATGCCCGAGATCTCAACGTGCGCTTGTCGGCCCTAGATCTGACCATGATTGATGCCCCCGTCAGCGGTGGTGCCGCCAAGGCCATGACCGGCGATATGTCAATTATGGCCTCGGGTGCGCCCGAGGCATTTGCTCAATGCCAGACCGTCTTCGATGCCATATCGGCCAAACTTTATGTGGTTGGGGACGACGTCGGCGCCGGCGAATCGGTGAAGATGGTCAACCAACTGCTGGCCGGAGTTCATATAGCCGCCGCCGCGGAGGCCATGGCATTAGGCATTAAGTCAGGTCTTGACCCAGAGATGGTCTATGAAATTATCTGCAACAGTGCCGGTTGCTCGTGGATGTTTGAAAATCGCGTCCCGCACATCCTGAAGGGCGACTACAGCCCCAATAGTATGGTGGATATCTTCGTCAAGGACCTGGGGATCGTATTAGACGCCGGTCATGAGATGAAGTTCCCCTTGCCGATAGCCGCCAGTGCCCTGCAGCAGTTTCTAACCGCCAGTGCCGCCGGTTTCGGCCAGGAAGATGATTCCGCCGTTATCAAGGCGTACCCCGGTGTTAATTTGCCCCAAAGCAAATCATAA
- the otnI gene encoding 2-oxo-tetronate isomerase — MPKLAANLSMLFTEVDFMDRFQAASAAGFDAVEYLFPYAFSAQDIRAQLQKHCLVQALFNAPPGDWAAGERGIACIPGREEEFRAGIATALEYAKILGNTRLHVMAGLMPDNIDQALATETYVSNLRYAAQQVKEAGLTILVEPINDIDMPGYFVNYQEDGAALIDEIDEPNVRLQFDFYHCQMMQGNVLSTFRKLRAYVDHVQIAGVPNRHEPDVGELNYRYLLAELDKDGYAGFVGCEYKPLAGTVDGLHWINKLT, encoded by the coding sequence ATGCCAAAACTTGCTGCTAATCTTTCGATGCTGTTCACCGAAGTCGACTTTATGGATCGTTTTCAAGCCGCTTCCGCGGCGGGATTTGATGCCGTTGAATATCTGTTCCCCTATGCTTTTAGCGCCCAAGACATACGTGCCCAGCTGCAAAAACATTGCTTAGTACAGGCCTTATTTAACGCCCCGCCGGGCGACTGGGCAGCCGGTGAACGGGGCATTGCTTGTATCCCGGGCCGAGAAGAGGAGTTCCGCGCGGGTATTGCGACGGCCTTGGAATATGCCAAAATATTGGGCAATACACGTTTGCATGTGATGGCCGGTCTAATGCCCGATAATATCGACCAAGCCTTGGCGACTGAAACCTATGTCTCGAACCTGCGCTATGCGGCACAGCAGGTTAAGGAGGCGGGCCTTACGATCTTGGTTGAGCCGATCAATGATATCGATATGCCAGGCTATTTTGTAAATTACCAAGAAGATGGTGCGGCCTTAATCGACGAAATCGACGAACCCAATGTGCGACTCCAGTTTGATTTTTACCATTGCCAAATGATGCAAGGCAATGTTCTCAGCACGTTTCGAAAATTACGTGCCTATGTCGATCATGTTCAGATTGCCGGTGTGCCAAACCGTCATGAACCGGATGTGGGGGAACTGAACTATCGTTACCTGCTGGCTGAGTTGGACAAGGATGGTTACGCTGGCTTTGTCGGGTGCGAATACAAGCCACTGGCGGGAACCGTCGATGGTTTACACTGGATTAACAAATTGACCTAA
- the otnC gene encoding 3-oxo-tetronate 4-phosphate decarboxylase, which translates to MSLTEQDLRQQISDFGRSLFNRGLSAGSSGNISVRLDDGWLMTPTNCCLGNLDPADISRLDAQGNLLSGKKPSKEFFLHAAFLAQRPQDKAVVHLHSTYATAVACLAGHDAHNMLPALTPYSIMRLGPVALTPYHPPGDPRLGEEIALVAAKHHCVLLANHGPIVAAPTLTAAVYAAEELEETAKLYITLMNHQPRLLTPAQIDELKQKFSTAGDPDAKTCC; encoded by the coding sequence ATGAGCCTAACCGAACAGGATCTACGCCAGCAAATCAGTGACTTTGGTCGCTCCCTTTTTAATCGGGGGTTGAGCGCGGGTAGCTCGGGCAATATCAGTGTCCGGCTCGACGATGGTTGGTTAATGACCCCGACAAACTGCTGCTTAGGAAATTTGGATCCAGCGGATATCTCCCGCCTCGATGCCCAGGGCAACTTGCTCAGTGGCAAGAAGCCATCGAAGGAATTTTTTCTGCATGCGGCCTTTTTAGCCCAGCGACCGCAAGATAAAGCCGTGGTCCACCTTCATTCGACTTATGCAACCGCAGTCGCCTGCTTGGCCGGGCACGATGCCCATAATATGTTGCCAGCCCTGACCCCTTATTCGATTATGCGTCTTGGGCCAGTGGCCTTAACGCCCTATCACCCACCGGGCGACCCGCGTTTGGGCGAGGAAATCGCGCTGGTTGCCGCCAAGCATCACTGTGTGCTGTTGGCCAATCACGGGCCCATCGTTGCCGCGCCAACCTTGACAGCGGCGGTCTATGCCGCCGAAGAGTTGGAAGAGACCGCCAAACTGTACATCACCCTGATGAATCATCAACCGCGCCTGCTCACCCCGGCACAGATTGATGAACTGAAGCAAAAATTCTCAACGGCAGGAGACCCCGATGCCAAAACTTGCTGCTAA
- a CDS encoding TRAP transporter substrate-binding protein has product MTFKIDRKFNALAAAVIMTAGMATVAEAAKYEWTIQTSAQAGDNFFPIEQAWADRVGVMSNGEISINLVPVNSVVQYNETLEAVGAGILQGHLTDPSYFSGKDPAFAMLGNLVGAWSHPSQMIKFMEYGGGNEVYNKLVNPYGLQFIGAASTGVEAFVSSKPIRSVADFKGIKMRAPEGMVQEVFAAVGASPVNLPGSEVYTSLDKGVIDAADYTVFSTNHAQGLHKFAKYPLYPGFHSMPTLAISLNKTIWDSLPANLQEVMTVSVRDFSRDIVQQLEMMDNIVVVEARADKSIEIINWSDEERNKFRAIAQGQWSKWAERSDMAGEVYAAVSVYLESQGLLD; this is encoded by the coding sequence ATGACTTTCAAGATTGACCGTAAATTCAACGCCTTGGCTGCTGCAGTAATCATGACTGCCGGTATGGCAACAGTTGCCGAAGCAGCAAAGTATGAGTGGACTATTCAGACCTCCGCTCAGGCGGGTGACAACTTCTTTCCCATTGAACAGGCATGGGCAGATCGAGTCGGCGTAATGTCCAATGGCGAGATCAGCATCAACTTAGTACCGGTGAACTCCGTTGTGCAGTATAACGAAACGCTTGAGGCTGTCGGTGCCGGCATCCTGCAAGGCCACCTAACGGATCCTTCATACTTCAGCGGTAAAGATCCAGCGTTCGCGATGTTGGGCAACCTAGTTGGTGCCTGGAGCCATCCGTCCCAGATGATTAAATTCATGGAATACGGTGGCGGCAACGAAGTTTATAACAAGCTGGTAAACCCGTACGGCCTACAATTTATTGGTGCAGCCTCTACAGGTGTGGAAGCATTTGTTTCCAGCAAGCCAATCCGCTCAGTTGCCGACTTTAAAGGCATCAAGATGCGCGCGCCAGAAGGCATGGTACAAGAAGTATTTGCCGCAGTAGGTGCCTCACCGGTAAACCTGCCAGGTTCAGAGGTCTATACGTCTCTGGATAAGGGCGTTATTGATGCAGCAGACTATACCGTGTTCTCAACCAACCATGCTCAGGGCCTGCACAAGTTTGCCAAGTACCCGCTCTACCCTGGCTTCCACTCCATGCCAACACTGGCTATATCTCTGAATAAGACTATTTGGGATTCACTGCCTGCTAACTTGCAAGAAGTTATGACTGTTTCTGTGCGCGACTTTAGCCGCGACATCGTTCAGCAGTTGGAAATGATGGATAACATCGTGGTTGTTGAAGCTCGTGCCGATAAGAGCATTGAAATCATCAACTGGTCTGATGAAGAACGTAACAAGTTCCGCGCTATAGCACAGGGCCAATGGTCTAAATGGGCTGAGCGTTCTGACATGGCCGGCGAAGTATATGCTGCTGTATCGGTTTACTTGGAAAGCCAAGGTCTTCTTGATTAA
- a CDS encoding TRAP transporter large permease gives MGIEAASYLIVGSILLLLLTGLPLAFITGLVALIFTLGWFGPMAIPLVTSRIYSFINEYVLIAIPMFVLMASILDRSGIARDLYNTMRVFAGQLRGGVAVQTLVVAIFLAAMSGIIGGEIVLLGLLALPQMLRLGYDQRLSIGTVVAGGSLGTMVPPSIVLIIYGLTANVSISDLFLATVLPAMLLGGFYVSYILIRCYINPAMGPIAPKEESQMGWPQKLKMLKGIALPIAVAVWVLGSIYGGIASITEAACMGVVGVVISTWVRKELTWPMIRDSLRQTLNTCGMIIWIGIGASALVGVYNLMGGNRFVESVILGLDVAPIVVIMIMMGILLVLGLFMDWIGIALLTMPIFVPIVISLGFNPVWFGILFSMNMQVSYISPPFGPAAFYLKSVAPPNITLREIFLSMWPFILLQLCALGLVLTFPQIALWLPGL, from the coding sequence ATGGGTATCGAAGCTGCATCCTATTTAATTGTCGGAAGTATTCTTCTATTGTTATTAACTGGCCTACCCCTGGCCTTTATTACCGGCTTGGTTGCCCTGATTTTCACCCTCGGTTGGTTCGGGCCGATGGCGATCCCACTGGTCACCAGTCGTATCTACAGTTTTATTAACGAGTATGTGCTCATTGCCATTCCAATGTTTGTGCTGATGGCATCGATATTGGACCGCTCCGGTATCGCTCGAGACCTCTACAATACCATGCGCGTTTTTGCCGGCCAGTTACGCGGTGGCGTGGCGGTACAGACCTTGGTAGTGGCCATCTTTCTGGCGGCCATGTCGGGCATTATCGGCGGTGAAATCGTGCTTCTCGGTTTGCTTGCCTTACCGCAGATGCTGCGCCTGGGCTATGACCAACGTTTGTCGATCGGCACGGTAGTCGCTGGCGGATCATTGGGCACCATGGTCCCGCCAAGTATTGTGTTAATTATCTATGGCTTAACCGCCAACGTCTCGATTAGCGACCTGTTTTTGGCGACGGTCTTGCCGGCGATGTTGCTCGGTGGATTCTATGTCTCATATATCCTGATCCGCTGCTACATCAACCCAGCCATGGGGCCGATAGCACCGAAAGAAGAATCTCAAATGGGTTGGCCTCAGAAACTCAAGATGCTCAAAGGTATTGCCTTGCCGATTGCCGTAGCGGTCTGGGTTTTGGGCTCTATCTATGGCGGTATCGCGTCGATTACCGAAGCGGCCTGTATGGGCGTGGTAGGTGTGGTTATTTCGACCTGGGTCCGTAAAGAATTGACCTGGCCGATGATTCGAGACAGCTTGCGCCAAACCCTGAACACGTGCGGCATGATTATCTGGATCGGTATCGGTGCCAGTGCACTAGTGGGTGTATACAACCTGATGGGCGGCAACCGCTTTGTTGAGTCGGTTATCCTCGGGCTCGATGTCGCACCGATCGTGGTGATCATGATTATGATGGGCATCTTGCTGGTATTGGGTCTGTTCATGGACTGGATTGGTATTGCCTTGCTGACTATGCCGATCTTTGTTCCGATCGTTATCTCATTGGGCTTCAATCCCGTTTGGTTTGGCATCCTGTTTTCCATGAACATGCAGGTGTCCTATATCAGTCCACCCTTCGGTCCGGCAGCCTTTTACCTTAAAAGTGTCGCGCCGCCGAATATTACCCTGCGCGAAATCTTTCTCTCAATGTGGCCCTTTATTCTTCTGCAATTATGCGCTTTGGGTTTGGTTCTCACCTTCCCACAGATCGCCTTGTGGTTGCCCGGCTTGTAA
- the otnK gene encoding 3-oxo-tetronate kinase, whose product MPILLGCIADDFTGATDLASFLVASGMRTVQLIGVPTGPVDLDGADAVVIALKTRTQKTDQAVAESLLALQWLQQYQCEQYYFKYCSTFDSTADGNIGPISDALLDALGEKFTIACPSLPINGRAVYNGYLFVNGVLLNESGMQHHPLTPMTDANLVRVLDAQTRHSVGLVNHQVLDQGVEATGKAFGELAKQGHHYAIVDTLNYDHLVTIGHAARDLKLLTGGSGLAVGLADNFAAKGLLTKKADSGALSKVAGGIVLLSGSCSIATQEQVAQYRQDHPSLKVEPLKINDGSQTADDIVAWYKEQSVSRPALIYATDTPEAIKAVQQQLGVDAAGTLVEGVMAEVVRQLAQAGIRKFIVAGGETSGSVVQALNISAIKIGQSIAPGVPLTESISAQPQLLALKSGNFGDRDFFAKAVEAML is encoded by the coding sequence ATGCCCATCCTTCTCGGCTGTATAGCCGACGATTTTACCGGCGCAACGGACCTGGCCAGCTTCTTGGTCGCCTCCGGCATGCGCACCGTGCAGCTCATTGGTGTGCCGACCGGACCGGTTGATCTCGACGGCGCCGATGCGGTGGTCATCGCGCTGAAAACGCGCACACAGAAAACTGACCAAGCGGTGGCAGAATCCTTATTAGCACTGCAGTGGCTGCAGCAATACCAATGCGAGCAATATTATTTTAAATACTGCTCCACCTTCGACTCCACAGCGGACGGCAACATCGGCCCGATTAGCGATGCCTTGCTGGATGCACTGGGTGAGAAATTCACTATTGCTTGCCCGTCTTTACCGATCAATGGCCGTGCCGTTTATAACGGCTATTTGTTCGTCAATGGCGTCCTATTGAACGAGAGTGGCATGCAGCACCATCCACTCACCCCGATGACCGATGCTAACTTGGTGCGCGTATTAGATGCTCAGACGCGTCATAGTGTCGGCCTGGTCAATCACCAAGTGCTAGATCAGGGCGTCGAAGCAACTGGCAAGGCCTTCGGAGAACTGGCAAAGCAAGGGCACCACTATGCGATCGTTGACACACTCAACTACGATCACCTAGTTACAATCGGCCATGCCGCTCGTGACCTTAAATTATTGACCGGCGGTTCCGGTTTGGCTGTTGGTCTGGCCGATAACTTTGCGGCTAAAGGGCTGCTAACCAAAAAAGCCGACTCTGGCGCCTTAAGTAAGGTCGCAGGCGGAATTGTGCTCTTGTCCGGCAGTTGTTCAATAGCAACCCAAGAACAGGTTGCGCAGTACCGTCAAGATCACCCGTCGCTTAAGGTTGAACCGCTTAAAATTAACGATGGCTCGCAAACGGCGGATGACATAGTGGCCTGGTATAAAGAACAGTCGGTGAGCCGTCCGGCACTGATTTACGCAACTGACACACCGGAAGCTATTAAGGCGGTACAGCAACAACTTGGCGTCGACGCCGCCGGCACCTTGGTTGAAGGTGTTATGGCCGAGGTAGTGCGCCAACTGGCCCAGGCAGGTATCCGAAAATTCATCGTCGCCGGCGGGGAGACGTCGGGTTCCGTGGTGCAAGCGTTAAACATTAGCGCGATTAAGATCGGTCAAAGCATTGCGCCCGGCGTTCCGCTGACCGAATCCATCAGTGCACAGCCTCAGTTGTTGGCGCTTAAATCGGGTAACTTTGGCGATCGAGATTTCTTTGCCAAAGCGGTTGAGGCCATGTTATGA